In Calothrix sp. PCC 7507, one DNA window encodes the following:
- a CDS encoding type II toxin-antitoxin system VapC family toxin: MRAILDTHAILWWVTNNPQLSPAVRDIITNSDNTLYLSVASSWEIIIKFNTGKLPLPELPTQFIQSCLSVNHFESMAIDLPHVFQLNTLPDHHKDPFDRILIAQAQVENIPILTVDRLIVQYSVQTIW; the protein is encoded by the coding sequence ATGAGAGCCATACTCGACACCCATGCCATACTCTGGTGGGTCACCAACAATCCCCAACTTTCTCCAGCAGTTCGCGACATTATTACTAATTCTGATAACACCCTATATCTCAGCGTTGCTAGCAGTTGGGAAATTATCATCAAATTCAATACCGGGAAACTGCCGCTTCCAGAGCTACCCACTCAATTTATCCAGTCTTGTCTGAGTGTCAACCACTTCGAGAGCATGGCGATTGACCTACCCCACGTCTTCCAACTCAATACCCTACCCGATCATCACAAAGATCCTTTTGATCGCATCCTCATCGCACAGGCTCAAGTCGAAAATATCCCGATTTTGACGGTGGATAGGCTGATTGTTCAGTATTCCGTGCAAACCATTTGGTAA
- the petJ gene encoding cytochrome c6 PetJ, which yields MKKLLTLALLIFCLLTSIFTPSAIALDTVNGSQIFSVQCAGCHLNGGNIVRRGKTLKQKALKRYGMDSLEAITDIVTNGKSNMSAYKDRLNAQQIQDVAAYVLEQAEKDWR from the coding sequence GTGAAAAAACTACTAACCTTGGCATTACTTATTTTCTGTTTATTAACAAGTATTTTTACCCCATCTGCTATTGCCTTAGATACAGTTAACGGCTCACAAATCTTTAGCGTTCAGTGTGCTGGTTGTCATCTCAATGGCGGTAATATTGTCAGGCGAGGTAAAACTCTAAAACAGAAAGCACTCAAGAGATATGGGATGGATTCTCTTGAGGCGATTACAGACATTGTGACTAATGGTAAAAGTAATATGTCAGCCTATAAAGACCGCTTGAATGCACAGCAAATTCAAGATGTCGCTGCTTACGTTTTAGAACAAGCTGAAAAAGACTGGCGTTAA
- a CDS encoding phage holin family protein — protein MWTMFFTALATALSLLIVDLVVPGVNIANFPAALIAALVIGLINGSVKPVLATLSLPLNFLTLGAFSLVINGLCFWLAAVLVPGFSVHGIIAFLLGPVILSFANTFINKYFAEKNLILNSSGDIKTSGELPSR, from the coding sequence ATGTGGACAATGTTCTTTACTGCGCTCGCTACAGCTTTAAGCTTACTGATTGTCGATTTAGTCGTTCCCGGCGTTAATATCGCTAATTTCCCTGCAGCTTTGATTGCTGCTTTAGTGATTGGACTAATTAACGGTTCAGTTAAGCCAGTTCTCGCCACTCTTTCTCTACCTCTTAACTTTCTCACATTGGGAGCATTTTCCCTCGTGATCAACGGTTTATGTTTCTGGTTAGCAGCAGTACTGGTTCCTGGGTTCTCAGTTCACGGAATAATCGCTTTTCTTCTCGGTCCAGTGATTCTATCTTTCGCTAACACCTTCATCAACAAATACTTCGCCGAGAAAAATCTTATTCTCAACAGCAGTGGCGATATCAAAACCTCAGGTGAATTACCTTCTAGATAA
- the glyS gene encoding glycine--tRNA ligase subunit beta produces the protein MPDFLLEVGTEELPASFLREAIAQWLERIPQSLFTNNLTSDAVEVYGTPRRLAVLITGLPSQQPDREEEIKGPPAQAAFKDGKPTPAAIGFAKKQGVEIDALQIRPTDKGEFVFVNKSIPGRPVAEILTELVPHWILGLEGKRLMRWGDGDVRFSRPIRWLVALLDAVVLPMELVNASKIVKSDRLSRGHRVLHPEVVTIPHATDYVTTLRSAYVVVNAEERAKTITEQVHSSVQKLNGYVEIYPDLLAEVTNLVEWPSPVIGKFEAEFLNLPTEVTTTVMVSHQRYFPVFKAADSKELLPNFITISNGDPRKADIIAVGNERVIRARLADGQFFYKTDLAKPLESFLPQLEKVTFQEDLGSLRAKVDRIVKIAAQIAVQLQLGENERQNIQRAALLCKADLVTQMVYEFPELQGVMGEKYALASGEPAEVGRAIFEHYLPRGADDILPQTLTGQIVALADKLDTLISIFGLGLIPSGSSDPFALRRAANAVINITWFANLPVNLAQLLEQITTDFAGAYNKEQTPLVTTLRDFFLQRIRTLLQEEKQIDYDLVNAVLGENDPEYTERALKDLLDVRDRALYLQEIRNNGILENIYETVNRSTRLAAQGDLDTQQLDPTNLVHKELFQKSSEAAFYDAIVDLMPQTQAAQQSRNYQLLVAALGKITPTVSSFFDGADSVLVMDSDPQIKRNRLHLLGLLRNHARVLADFGAIVKNL, from the coding sequence ATGCCTGATTTTTTATTAGAAGTTGGTACAGAAGAACTACCTGCAAGCTTTCTGCGTGAGGCGATCGCTCAATGGCTTGAGCGCATTCCCCAAAGTCTCTTTACCAACAACCTCACCAGTGATGCTGTGGAAGTCTACGGTACTCCTAGGCGTTTGGCTGTACTAATTACAGGTTTACCATCCCAGCAACCAGACCGGGAAGAGGAAATTAAAGGGCCACCCGCCCAAGCAGCCTTTAAAGATGGTAAGCCCACACCAGCAGCAATAGGCTTTGCCAAAAAGCAAGGTGTAGAAATCGATGCGCTACAAATTCGCCCTACAGATAAAGGGGAATTTGTCTTTGTCAACAAAAGCATTCCTGGCCGTCCAGTGGCAGAAATCCTCACAGAACTAGTTCCCCATTGGATTTTGGGTTTAGAAGGTAAGCGGTTGATGCGCTGGGGTGATGGAGACGTGAGGTTTTCTCGCCCAATTCGCTGGCTGGTAGCTTTGTTAGATGCGGTAGTGTTGCCGATGGAATTGGTGAATGCTTCTAAGATAGTGAAAAGCGATCGCCTTTCTCGCGGTCATCGGGTCTTACATCCAGAAGTTGTGACAATTCCCCACGCTACCGATTATGTCACCACCCTCCGCTCTGCCTACGTTGTAGTTAATGCTGAAGAACGGGCAAAAACGATCACTGAACAAGTCCATTCATCTGTGCAAAAGTTAAATGGCTATGTGGAAATCTACCCAGATTTGTTAGCAGAAGTCACTAACTTAGTAGAATGGCCTTCGCCAGTAATTGGTAAATTTGAAGCTGAATTTTTGAATTTACCAACAGAAGTAACTACCACCGTGATGGTGAGTCATCAACGTTATTTTCCTGTATTCAAAGCCGCAGATAGCAAAGAATTACTACCCAATTTCATCACCATTTCCAACGGTGATCCTCGCAAAGCAGATATCATTGCTGTGGGTAACGAAAGAGTGATTCGCGCTCGGTTAGCAGATGGACAGTTTTTCTATAAAACTGATTTAGCCAAGCCCTTAGAAAGCTTTTTACCGCAGTTAGAAAAAGTCACTTTCCAAGAAGATTTAGGTTCCTTGCGTGCCAAGGTAGATAGAATCGTTAAAATTGCTGCACAAATAGCAGTCCAATTACAACTAGGAGAAAATGAACGCCAAAATATTCAAAGAGCAGCTTTGCTTTGTAAAGCTGACTTAGTTACCCAAATGGTCTATGAATTCCCCGAGTTGCAAGGAGTAATGGGCGAAAAATATGCTTTAGCCAGTGGCGAACCAGCAGAAGTTGGTAGAGCAATTTTTGAACATTATTTACCACGGGGAGCCGATGATATTTTACCCCAAACCCTCACAGGTCAAATTGTTGCTTTAGCTGACAAATTAGACACCTTAATCAGTATCTTTGGATTGGGATTAATCCCCTCTGGTTCCTCTGATCCCTTTGCCTTGCGGCGGGCAGCTAATGCAGTAATTAACATTACATGGTTTGCTAATTTGCCTGTGAATTTAGCGCAGTTGTTAGAGCAAATCACTACGGATTTTGCTGGTGCTTATAACAAAGAGCAAACACCATTAGTCACCACTTTGCGAGACTTTTTCTTACAACGCATTCGCACCTTACTGCAAGAAGAAAAACAGATTGATTATGACCTAGTCAATGCTGTATTGGGCGAGAATGACCCAGAATATACAGAACGGGCTTTAAAAGATTTATTAGATGTCCGCGATCGCGCTTTATATCTGCAAGAGATTCGCAATAATGGCATTTTAGAAAACATCTATGAAACCGTTAACCGTTCCACGCGGCTAGCAGCCCAAGGCGATTTGGATACACAACAATTAGATCCCACAAACCTAGTTCACAAAGAACTCTTCCAAAAGTCTTCCGAGGCTGCTTTTTATGATGCCATAGTCGATTTAATGCCCCAAACACAAGCAGCCCAGCAGTCACGAAACTATCAACTGTTAGTAGCAGCGTTAGGAAAAATTACGCCTACTGTTAGTAGCTTTTTTGATGGGGCAGATAGTGTTTTAGTAATGGACTCAGATCCGCAAATCAAGCGTAATCGGTTACATTTACTCGGATTACTTCGCAATCACGCCCGTGTTTTAGCCGACTTCGGTGCGATCGTCAAAAATTTGTAG
- the prmA gene encoding 50S ribosomal protein L11 methyltransferase — protein MANTWWELRILCEPDLEDSIFWRLENFGCRGTASEGKGSSSLVRAYLPSFQAQLLDLAALSLWLRQDALCVELSIPSLHWQLIDEEDWASSWKQYWTPQEIGDRFLINPAWLPQPENSTRLVIRLDPGVAFGTGNHATTQLCLESLEMRLSEIPTSFTDAASQQEPVIIADIGCGSGILSIGALLLGAATAYAVDTDPLAVKSTFSNRALNDISPERLISAEGSVDILPQLVGKPVDGIVCNILADVIVELVPEMSAIVKPTTWGIFSGILLEQSKAVADALEQNGWVVATLWKRKEWCCLNVRRS, from the coding sequence ATGGCAAACACTTGGTGGGAACTACGGATTTTATGTGAACCAGACCTAGAAGATTCTATCTTTTGGCGACTGGAGAATTTTGGCTGCCGTGGCACAGCTAGCGAAGGCAAAGGTAGTTCCTCCCTGGTACGGGCTTACCTGCCGAGTTTTCAAGCACAGCTACTAGATTTAGCAGCGTTATCGCTTTGGTTGCGTCAAGATGCTTTGTGTGTAGAACTTTCTATTCCTAGTTTGCACTGGCAATTAATCGATGAGGAAGATTGGGCTAGTAGCTGGAAGCAATATTGGACACCACAAGAAATAGGCGATCGCTTTTTGATCAATCCCGCCTGGCTACCACAACCAGAAAACTCTACCCGGCTGGTGATTCGCCTTGATCCAGGTGTAGCATTTGGCACTGGCAACCACGCTACAACTCAGTTATGTCTAGAGTCCCTGGAAATGCGGTTGAGTGAAATACCTACATCTTTCACTGATGCAGCTAGCCAACAAGAGCCTGTGATTATTGCGGATATTGGCTGTGGTTCTGGTATCCTTTCGATAGGGGCATTATTATTGGGAGCAGCAACAGCCTATGCAGTGGATACTGATCCCTTGGCAGTGAAATCGACATTCAGCAATCGCGCCCTCAATGATATTAGTCCAGAACGCTTGATCTCAGCAGAAGGCAGCGTAGACATTTTGCCGCAACTCGTGGGAAAACCAGTAGATGGCATCGTCTGCAATATTTTAGCTGATGTGATTGTTGAACTAGTTCCAGAAATGAGTGCGATCGTCAAACCCACAACTTGGGGGATTTTTAGTGGTATCCTGCTCGAGCAATCCAAAGCTGTAGCTGATGCTTTAGAACAAAATGGCTGGGTTGTGGCTACCTTGTGGAAACGCAAAGAGTGGTGTTGTTTGAATGTCCGACGTTCTTAA
- a CDS encoding 2Fe-2S iron-sulfur cluster-binding protein: MTVYQVRLINPAIELDRTIQVPDDQYILDIAEDVGIRLPSGCKQGECSACVAKLVSGEVDQSEQKFLRPQEIQASYVVTCVSYPLSDCTLETHQEQVLYKTSLYYQQ, encoded by the coding sequence ATGACAGTTTATCAAGTTCGACTGATCAATCCAGCAATTGAGTTAGATCGCACTATTCAAGTACCAGATGATCAATATATTCTCGACATTGCCGAAGACGTTGGTATTCGCCTACCATCTGGGTGTAAACAAGGTGAATGTTCTGCTTGTGTAGCCAAACTTGTCAGCGGTGAAGTTGATCAAAGTGAGCAAAAATTTCTGCGTCCCCAAGAAATACAAGCTAGTTATGTTGTTACTTGTGTAAGTTACCCCTTGTCTGACTGCACTTTAGAAACTCATCAAGAACAAGTTTTATATAAAACCTCGCTTTACTATCAACAGTAA
- the murD gene encoding UDP-N-acetylmuramoyl-L-alanine--D-glutamate ligase — MPRASVIGLGKSGIAAARLLKQEGWEVELCDRNTSPTLLQQQQELAAEQITVKLGYSLEFNNSDLPQLIVVSPGVPWDIPALIKARELGIETMGEMELAWQHLQSLPWVGITGTNGKTTTTALIAAIFQAAGLNAPACGNIGYAACEVALSWRQGAGSREQGVISDNSPVPSPQSPVPIDWVIAEISSYQIESSATIAPRIGVWTTFTPDHLSRHRTLDNYYDIKAKLLRQSQLQVFNGDDAYLSKVGLSHWPDAYWTSVKGQKYLIGEQGFYIEDGWVVEKLTANTPPKPVVEVSALRMVGEHNQQNLLMAVATARLAGIEPDAIGRGVREFPGVAHRLEHICSWEGIDFINDSKATNYDAAEVGLTSVKSPAILIAGGEAKAGDDTGWLAKIQSQAAAVLLIGAAAPAFAQRLQEVGYGNYEIVETMERAVPKSAELAKQYQASVVLLSPACASFDQYPNFEVRGDHFRQLCLDWVGNQH, encoded by the coding sequence ATGCCCAGAGCTTCAGTTATTGGATTGGGAAAGTCCGGTATTGCAGCGGCGAGATTGTTGAAACAGGAAGGCTGGGAGGTGGAGTTATGCGATCGCAACACCTCCCCAACCCTCCTTCAACAACAACAAGAACTCGCTGCCGAGCAAATAACCGTTAAACTGGGGTATTCCCTGGAATTTAATAATTCTGATTTACCCCAATTAATAGTAGTTAGTCCTGGCGTGCCTTGGGATATTCCCGCATTAATCAAGGCGCGAGAATTAGGCATTGAAACTATGGGCGAAATGGAACTCGCTTGGCAACATTTGCAATCTCTACCTTGGGTGGGAATTACTGGTACGAACGGCAAAACAACTACCACCGCATTGATTGCCGCCATTTTTCAAGCAGCAGGATTAAACGCTCCAGCCTGCGGTAATATTGGCTACGCTGCCTGTGAAGTTGCTCTGTCTTGGAGGCAGGGAGCAGGGAGCAGGGAGCAGGGAGTAATAAGTGATAATTCTCCAGTCCCCAGTCCCCAGTCCCCAGTCCCCATTGACTGGGTGATTGCAGAAATTAGTAGCTATCAAATAGAATCTTCTGCCACCATTGCGCCCCGCATTGGTGTTTGGACAACTTTCACACCGGATCACCTCAGCCGCCATAGAACTTTAGATAACTACTACGACATTAAAGCCAAACTATTGCGTCAGTCGCAATTGCAAGTGTTCAATGGCGATGATGCTTATCTTAGCAAGGTGGGTTTAAGTCATTGGCCTGATGCTTATTGGACAAGTGTTAAAGGTCAAAAATATCTCATTGGCGAACAAGGCTTTTATATTGAAGATGGCTGGGTTGTGGAAAAATTAACTGCAAATACTCCGCCAAAACCTGTTGTAGAAGTATCTGCTTTGCGGATGGTGGGAGAACACAACCAACAAAATTTACTCATGGCTGTAGCTACGGCGCGGTTAGCAGGAATTGAACCCGATGCTATTGGGCGTGGGGTGCGAGAATTTCCTGGTGTTGCACATCGTTTGGAACACATCTGCAGTTGGGAAGGCATTGATTTCATCAATGACAGCAAAGCCACTAACTACGATGCCGCAGAAGTTGGTTTAACATCCGTTAAGAGTCCAGCAATTTTGATTGCTGGGGGCGAAGCTAAAGCTGGTGATGACACTGGCTGGCTAGCAAAAATTCAATCCCAAGCCGCCGCTGTCTTATTAATTGGTGCTGCTGCTCCCGCATTTGCCCAACGCCTGCAAGAGGTGGGTTACGGTAATTATGAAATTGTGGAAACAATGGAAAGAGCAGTTCCCAAGTCAGCGGAATTAGCCAAACAGTATCAAGCGTCTGTGGTGTTGCTTTCTCCAGCTTGTGCGAGTTTCGATCAGTATCCTAATTTTGAAGTGCGGGGCGACCATTTCCGGCAACTATGCTTAGATTGGGTAGGAAATCAGCATTAA
- a CDS encoding element excision factor XisI family protein, with protein MEQTLSYAEILKKTVQDAAIDQPRLQAIKLYPVCDIDSGHFLVLATGWDKQRWIDNILFHARLVDNQIIIEEDNFEESLTQALIAGGVRKEDIVIHLEPAILHSEWYVSYLHSKEGC; from the coding sequence ATGGAGCAAACATTGAGTTATGCAGAGATTTTGAAGAAAACGGTGCAAGATGCGGCGATCGACCAACCCCGTTTGCAGGCGATCAAACTTTATCCGGTTTGTGATATCGATTCAGGTCATTTTCTTGTTCTAGCTACTGGCTGGGATAAACAACGCTGGATCGATAACATTCTGTTTCATGCTCGTTTGGTTGATAATCAAATTATTATCGAGGAAGACAACTTTGAGGAAAGCTTAACCCAGGCGCTCATTGCTGGCGGTGTCAGAAAAGAGGATATTGTAATCCATTTAGAACCTGCGATTCTACACTCAGAATGGTACGTGAGCTATCTACATTCTAAAGAAGGCTGTTGA
- a CDS encoding YqaE/Pmp3 family membrane protein, with the protein MKLVRFLLGLLVPPLGVFLTVGVGPTLLINVLLTLLGWLPGSIHAVWVIAKHEEQLGRQGSIY; encoded by the coding sequence ATGAAATTAGTTCGTTTTCTTCTCGGTTTGTTAGTGCCTCCTTTAGGCGTGTTTCTAACAGTTGGCGTCGGTCCCACTCTACTGATTAACGTTTTACTGACACTTCTAGGCTGGCTTCCTGGTAGTATTCATGCAGTCTGGGTTATTGCCAAGCATGAGGAACAATTGGGTAGACAGGGAAGCATTTACTAG
- a CDS encoding type II toxin-antitoxin system Phd/YefM family antitoxin, which translates to MIQITLTEAQQHLPEIISGLQPGEEVQILQDDQPIARLIMDGLRPIEVHRTTQRQPRVPGQYEGQFIVPNNFNDPLPDDILDGFLNPADLH; encoded by the coding sequence ATGATCCAAATCACCCTCACCGAAGCCCAACAGCACCTTCCCGAAATCATCTCAGGACTCCAACCCGGCGAAGAAGTGCAAATTCTCCAAGATGATCAGCCAATCGCTCGTCTGATCATGGATGGTCTACGACCGATTGAAGTTCATCGGACAACCCAGCGTCAACCCCGCGTTCCTGGCCAATATGAAGGTCAATTCATTGTTCCAAACAATTTCAACGATCCTTTACCTGACGATATCCTGGACGGGTTTCTCAATCCTGCCGATCTTCACTGA
- a CDS encoding aldo/keto reductase gives MSLPASSYLQFTPDLNICRILNGMWQVSGGHGRIDTKSAIQSMFKYIDAGFNTWDLADHYGPAEDLIGEFRRQLAATRGQAALSHVQAFTKWVPRPGKMTRKIVEENINISLRRMDVESLDLLQFHWWEYKDNNYIYALKYMAELQTEGKIKHLALTNFDAKHLQIIIEAGIKIVSNQVQFSLVDRRPEVNMIQLCQQHSIKLFTYGSICGGLLSEKYLGKPEPRGLELTTISLKKYKNMIDAWGGWGLFQELLFTLKKIADKHGVSISNVAVRYVLDQPAVGGVIVGARLGISEHLEDNAKVFNLALDGEDLNLINAVSIQSRDLYQSIGDCGDEYRR, from the coding sequence ATGTCACTACCCGCATCAAGCTATCTCCAATTTACCCCTGATTTAAACATATGCCGGATTTTAAATGGTATGTGGCAAGTCTCAGGCGGACACGGACGCATTGATACTAAATCTGCTATTCAATCGATGTTTAAATATATCGATGCAGGCTTTAATACTTGGGATTTAGCAGACCATTATGGACCTGCTGAAGACTTGATTGGTGAGTTTCGTCGTCAACTAGCCGCTACCCGTGGACAAGCTGCTTTATCTCATGTGCAAGCTTTCACAAAATGGGTACCTCGTCCTGGGAAAATGACCCGAAAAATCGTTGAGGAAAATATCAATATTTCTTTGAGAAGGATGGATGTAGAATCATTAGATTTACTGCAATTTCATTGGTGGGAATACAAAGATAATAATTACATTTATGCCCTCAAATATATGGCAGAATTACAAACTGAGGGCAAAATTAAACATTTAGCTTTGACTAATTTTGATGCTAAACATCTACAAATTATTATTGAGGCTGGTATCAAAATTGTTTCTAATCAAGTGCAATTTTCCCTAGTTGACCGCCGTCCTGAAGTTAATATGATTCAGTTGTGTCAACAGCATAGTATTAAACTATTTACCTATGGCTCTATTTGTGGTGGTTTGTTATCAGAAAAGTATTTGGGTAAACCAGAACCGCGAGGTCTAGAACTAACTACTATTAGCTTGAAGAAATATAAAAATATGATCGATGCTTGGGGGGGTTGGGGTTTATTTCAAGAGTTGCTTTTTACCCTCAAAAAAATTGCGGATAAACACGGGGTCAGTATCTCTAATGTAGCGGTACGTTATGTATTAGATCAACCTGCAGTAGGAGGCGTGATTGTTGGTGCGAGATTGGGGATATCTGAACATTTGGAAGACAACGCCAAAGTATTTAATTTGGCTCTAGATGGTGAGGATTTAAATTTAATAAATGCTGTATCTATCCAGTCGCGAGATTTGTATCAGTCAATCGGCGATTGTGGCGACGAATATCGGCGATGA
- a CDS encoding Tex family protein: MLNIPQLLATELNLKPYQVQNALELFAEGATIPFIARYRKERTEEMNEVQLRDLADRYNYLNELEERKVVILNAIATQGKLTDELQAKIASCLQKTELEDLYLPYKTKRRTRATIAREKGLEPLAEFIKSLNVKNYVSASLDVEAAKYVSEEKAVKTPEEALKGAADILAEEVAEKAELRAYIRDYLLESGIFVSRIKGDHPEGTTKFEMYRNYQIRVKNIAPHNILALCRGETEGVLNFEITFDEDVVLSYLESQEIKTKVRSIRDFYQAMLKDAFNRLMKASLMGEVISLKKTYADIESIKTFETNLRELLLSAPAGMKPTLAIDPGFRTGCKVAVLDQTGKFLEYQAVFPHQAAEQRNKAAQTIKKMIENYQVELIAIGNGTASRETEEFVSQILQAMERQPIKVMVNESGASIYSASKVALEEFPDLDITVRGAISIGRRLQDPLAELVKIDPKSIGVGQYQHDVDQKLLKKKLDETVESCVNYVGVDLNTASKELLTFVSGITASVANNIVTYRNEHGVFKNRRQLLKVPKLGPKAFEQAAGFLRIRNGENPLDNTAVHPESYSLVEAIASDLNVSLNQVTQIAEKLQKTNLKKYVTDTVGEPTLRDILSELEKPGRDPRAEFKYASFKEGVTEIKDLQVGMELEGMVTNVANFGAFVDIGVHQDGLVHISQLADRFVDDPKKIVKVGQVVKVKVLEVNEKLKRISLSMKAVNQ, encoded by the coding sequence ATGCTGAACATTCCTCAACTACTGGCAACTGAACTAAACCTCAAACCCTATCAGGTGCAAAATGCGCTGGAACTTTTTGCGGAGGGTGCGACGATTCCGTTTATTGCACGTTACCGCAAAGAGCGCACTGAGGAGATGAATGAAGTCCAACTGCGTGATTTAGCAGATAGGTATAACTACTTAAATGAATTGGAGGAACGGAAAGTAGTAATTTTAAATGCGATCGCCACACAAGGTAAACTCACTGATGAACTCCAAGCAAAAATCGCATCCTGTTTACAAAAAACTGAGCTTGAGGATTTATACTTACCTTACAAAACTAAGCGTCGCACCCGCGCTACTATCGCCAGAGAGAAAGGATTAGAACCTCTAGCGGAGTTCATCAAATCACTGAATGTTAAGAATTATGTATCAGCTTCCCTGGACGTAGAAGCAGCGAAATATGTTTCTGAAGAAAAGGCAGTGAAGACACCAGAAGAAGCACTCAAAGGTGCTGCTGATATTTTAGCGGAAGAAGTAGCAGAAAAAGCTGAGTTACGGGCATATATCCGCGACTACCTGCTAGAGTCTGGAATATTTGTTTCCCGCATCAAAGGTGATCATCCTGAAGGTACAACAAAATTTGAAATGTACCGCAACTATCAGATTCGCGTGAAAAATATTGCACCCCACAATATATTGGCGTTGTGTCGGGGTGAAACTGAGGGAGTATTGAATTTTGAAATTACCTTTGATGAGGATGTAGTACTTTCCTATCTGGAGTCGCAGGAAATTAAAACAAAAGTCCGATCAATTCGTGATTTTTATCAGGCGATGCTAAAAGATGCTTTTAATCGTTTGATGAAAGCTTCTCTCATGGGAGAAGTAATTTCCCTTAAGAAAACCTACGCTGATATTGAGTCAATTAAAACCTTTGAAACTAACCTTAGAGAGTTGCTACTATCTGCACCAGCGGGGATGAAACCTACTCTAGCAATAGATCCGGGGTTTAGAACTGGGTGTAAAGTCGCAGTACTCGATCAGACTGGGAAATTTTTGGAATATCAAGCCGTGTTCCCCCATCAAGCAGCAGAACAACGCAATAAAGCTGCACAAACTATCAAAAAAATGATTGAAAATTACCAGGTTGAGTTAATAGCAATTGGTAACGGGACAGCTTCCCGTGAGACAGAAGAGTTTGTCTCTCAAATTTTGCAAGCTATGGAACGTCAACCAATTAAAGTGATGGTAAATGAATCTGGCGCATCTATATATTCTGCCAGTAAAGTAGCATTAGAAGAGTTTCCTGATTTAGATATTACCGTGCGCGGTGCTATTAGTATTGGTCGCCGTTTGCAAGATCCTCTAGCGGAACTGGTGAAAATCGATCCCAAGTCGATTGGCGTGGGACAATATCAGCACGACGTTGATCAGAAGTTGTTGAAAAAGAAGTTGGATGAAACTGTCGAAAGCTGCGTTAATTATGTGGGTGTAGACTTAAACACAGCTTCTAAAGAACTGCTGACTTTTGTTTCGGGTATTACAGCCTCAGTCGCCAATAATATTGTCACCTATCGCAATGAACATGGAGTCTTTAAAAATCGTCGTCAACTTTTGAAGGTGCCAAAGTTAGGCCCAAAAGCCTTTGAACAAGCTGCGGGATTTCTGCGGATTCGCAACGGAGAGAATCCTTTGGATAATACAGCAGTGCATCCAGAGAGTTATTCACTAGTAGAGGCGATCGCATCTGATCTCAATGTATCCTTAAATCAGGTGACTCAAATTGCCGAAAAACTCCAAAAAACCAACCTCAAGAAATATGTCACCGATACCGTAGGCGAACCAACACTCCGCGATATCCTCAGTGAATTAGAAAAGCCAGGAAGAGATCCTCGTGCTGAATTTAAGTATGCCAGTTTCAAAGAGGGGGTTACAGAAATTAAGGATTTACAGGTAGGAATGGAACTAGAAGGTATGGTGACAAATGTTGCTAACTTTGGCGCATTTGTTGATATTGGCGTACATCAGGATGGCTTGGTGCATATCTCTCAACTGGCTGATAGATTCGTAGATGATCCCAAGAAAATTGTCAAAGTGGGACAAGTTGTGAAGGTAAAAGTGTTAGAAGTTAATGAGAAACTCAAGCGGATTAGTTTATCGATGAAAGCAGTAAACCAATAA